From the genome of Nocardia mangyaensis:
CGCTGGTCCTGCGGGAAGCGAACGGTTCGCGGCCCGCGGAGATCTTCGTGGCGCAACCGCCGGTGCTCGGTCGGTGCGAGGGGCGACCGCCGGAAGGACAGCGAGTACCGGTGCGGTTGACCGTGGCCGATCCGGGCAAGAGGATCATCACGTTCGACTACGTCAGCTGATGGAACCTCGTCGTGCCCAGGCCCCTGACGACAGCGCACCGGCGCCTGGCCTCCGAGTTCGCCGCCCTTCCCCGGCAGCCGACCCCACTCGGCCGGTCGTTGTTCTCGTTCAGCTCGAGATGAAGGCCGCGGCGGACGGGTAGCGGGCCAGTGCCTGTCCCGCCGCCGCTTCCTCGGTGTCGGCGAGGAGTTCGTAGAGGGTGGCGGTCGGGCCGTGGGCGCCGGTGCCCACCGTCAGGATCGCTTCGCGGGATTCCACGGCGTCGCGGTGGTCGCCGAGAACCGATTGCAGGCGTTTGGCCCGGGCGCCGAGGTCGTGGGCGTCGGAGCCGAGGGTCGCCGCGGCCGCTTCGCAGCAATAGCGTAAGCGTTTGGCGCCCTTGCGGATGTCGTGCAGCAGTTCCACGCGATCGGCGGGGGTGGCGGTGGGTTCGGCGAAGACCAGTTCGCGCAGGCGGGTGCGGTCGCGGCGCAGGATCTGCTCGAAGACGGTGGTCGCGTCCTTCGTGGCCCGGGCGGCCGAGAGCGGGGGATCGGTGCGCCAGGTGGTCAGTACCTCGACCAGGCGGTGGTAGCGCTCGCCGTCGAGTGCGGCCAGCACCGCGGCGTGGGCGGTGGCGTAGGCCTGCCGGGACGCGCCGACCAGTGCATCGGTGACCTCCGCCGGGACCTCGTCGAAGGTGG
Proteins encoded in this window:
- a CDS encoding CHAD domain-containing protein, producing MATEAGPAVIAALREDIDRLLAAEPDVRVDAYDSVHQMRVATRRLRSVLRSYRKLFVKDEAAATEAELKWLADLLGVARDAEVRAERFADLLATFDEVPAEVTDALVGASRQAYATAHAAVLAALDGERYHRLVEVLTTWRTDPPLSAARATKDATTVFEQILRRDRTRLRELVFAEPTATPADRVELLHDIRKGAKRLRYCCEAAAATLGSDAHDLGARAKRLQSVLGDHRDAVESREAILTVGTGAHGPTATLYELLADTEEAAAGQALARYPSAAAFISS